One genomic segment of Streptomyces sp. RKND-216 includes these proteins:
- a CDS encoding DUF4350 domain-containing protein, with translation MSRPTTSVSPTAGHVWARLRGLLVAAAILAVAGVTLAALRSGEHHGALDPRSPDAYGSLAVAELLTERGVTTTVVTTGAEAAAAAGPDTTVLVTRPDVLSREQLTSLRAVADTGGRTVVVGAGPRAVSVLAPGVEATKTSAAAEATPPRCDLPAARRAGDADLGGVRYRTADETAQACYPRDARPTLVVTASERGDGDTVLLGTPHPLYNDRLDDHGNASLALQLLGSRPQLVWYLPSLTDSAADRDGADGFFDLLPGGWRWGVLQLAVAALLAALWRARRLGPLVPERLPVVVRASETTEGRARLYRQTQARDRAAEALREASRRRLAHLVGVSTTQVDAPERLLPALARHHSGDVHALLFGPAPADDRALVLLADQLDALEGQVAHRPTAPPPSPVTAPPTDKDRTS, from the coding sequence GTGAGCCGTCCGACGACCTCCGTCTCCCCGACCGCAGGGCACGTCTGGGCACGCCTGCGCGGCCTGCTGGTCGCCGCCGCGATCCTCGCTGTGGCCGGCGTGACGCTCGCCGCGCTGCGTTCCGGAGAACACCACGGAGCGCTGGACCCGCGCTCCCCCGACGCGTACGGAAGCCTGGCAGTCGCCGAACTACTCACCGAACGTGGCGTCACCACCACCGTCGTGACCACCGGCGCCGAGGCCGCGGCCGCCGCCGGACCGGACACCACCGTGCTGGTCACCCGACCGGACGTCCTGAGCCGCGAGCAGCTGACGTCACTGCGCGCGGTGGCCGACACCGGCGGCCGTACCGTCGTGGTCGGCGCGGGGCCGCGCGCCGTGTCCGTCCTCGCGCCAGGCGTCGAGGCGACCAAGACCAGCGCGGCCGCCGAAGCGACCCCGCCCCGCTGCGACCTGCCCGCGGCGCGACGCGCGGGCGACGCCGACCTCGGCGGAGTCCGGTACCGCACCGCCGACGAGACCGCCCAGGCCTGCTACCCCCGGGACGCGCGGCCGACCCTGGTCGTCACCGCGTCGGAGAGGGGCGACGGGGACACGGTCCTCCTTGGCACTCCCCACCCGCTGTACAACGACCGGCTGGACGACCACGGCAACGCCTCACTCGCCCTCCAACTGCTCGGCTCACGACCGCAGCTCGTCTGGTACCTCCCTTCGCTGACCGACTCCGCCGCCGACCGGGACGGCGCGGACGGCTTCTTCGACCTCCTTCCCGGCGGCTGGCGCTGGGGTGTCCTCCAACTCGCCGTCGCCGCCCTGCTGGCAGCCCTCTGGCGGGCACGTCGCCTCGGGCCGCTGGTACCCGAACGCCTCCCGGTCGTCGTCCGGGCTTCCGAGACCACCGAGGGCCGTGCACGCCTCTACCGCCAGACGCAGGCCCGCGACCGCGCCGCCGAAGCTCTGCGCGAAGCGAGCCGTCGACGACTGGCACACCTCGTGGGCGTGAGCACCACGCAGGTGGACGCGCCCGAGCGACTCCTGCCGGCCCTGGCCCGGCACCACAGCGGGGACGTGCATGCGCTGCTCTTCGGCCCCGCCCCGGCCGACGACCGGGCTCTGGTCCTGCTGGCGGACCAACTCGACGCCCTCGAAGGCCAGGTCGCCCACCGACCGACCGCACCACCTCCGTCGCCCGTCACCGCACCACCGACAGACAAGGACCGCACCTCGTGA
- the mtnA gene encoding S-methyl-5-thioribose-1-phosphate isomerase, giving the protein MTDHSVPVLRWADAPEGPAVLLLDQTRLPAEEAELRCGDVPSLVSAIRSLAVRGAPLLGIAGAYGVALAAARGEDVPKAAGVLAGARPTAVNLGYGARRVESAHGRAVAEGAGPEAAAAVALAEACALHAEDAEASDRMAEHGRDLLLNTLLAGRRGARDLRLLTHCNTGSLVSGGGGTAFAVARAVHRAERLERLWVDETRPLLQGARLTAYEAERDGLPYSVLVDGAAGSLFAAGRVDAVLIGADRIAADGSTANKVGSFPLAVLARHHGVPFLVVAPVTTIDPETPDGAAIEIEQRSAEEVTANAPKGAEAYNPAFDVTPAELVTAIVTERGVVTPVGREGIAAVCSAPPTGASRSRNGMMNS; this is encoded by the coding sequence ATGACAGATCACAGTGTTCCGGTACTCCGGTGGGCGGACGCACCCGAGGGCCCCGCGGTGCTGCTCCTGGACCAGACGCGGCTGCCTGCCGAGGAGGCGGAGCTGCGGTGCGGCGACGTGCCGTCCCTGGTCTCCGCGATTCGGTCCCTCGCGGTGCGGGGCGCACCCCTGCTGGGCATAGCGGGCGCGTACGGGGTGGCGCTGGCCGCCGCGCGAGGGGAGGACGTGCCGAAAGCGGCGGGCGTGCTGGCCGGCGCCCGGCCGACCGCGGTGAACCTGGGGTACGGCGCGCGACGGGTCGAGAGTGCCCATGGCCGGGCGGTCGCGGAGGGCGCCGGGCCGGAGGCAGCCGCGGCGGTGGCCCTGGCCGAGGCCTGTGCCCTGCACGCGGAGGACGCCGAGGCGAGCGACCGGATGGCCGAGCATGGACGGGACCTGCTGCTGAATACGCTGCTCGCCGGCCGCCGGGGCGCGCGTGACCTGAGGCTGCTGACGCACTGCAACACCGGCAGCCTCGTCTCGGGCGGCGGCGGCACGGCGTTCGCGGTGGCCCGGGCGGTGCACCGGGCGGAGCGGCTGGAGCGCCTGTGGGTGGACGAGACGCGGCCGTTGCTGCAGGGGGCGCGGCTGACGGCGTACGAAGCGGAGCGGGACGGCCTGCCGTACAGCGTGCTGGTGGACGGTGCCGCGGGGTCGCTGTTCGCGGCGGGCCGGGTGGACGCGGTGCTGATCGGCGCGGACCGGATCGCGGCGGACGGCTCGACGGCGAACAAGGTGGGGAGTTTCCCGCTGGCGGTGCTCGCCCGGCACCACGGGGTGCCGTTCCTGGTGGTGGCTCCGGTGACGACCATCGACCCGGAGACGCCGGACGGCGCGGCCATCGAGATCGAGCAGCGGTCGGCGGAGGAGGTGACCGCGAACGCGCCGAAGGGCGCCGAGGCGTACAACCCGGCGTTCGACGTGACGCCTGCCGAGCTGGTCACGGCCATCGTGACGGAACGTGGTGTGGTCACCCCGGTCGGTCGCGAGGGGATCGCGGCGGTGTGTTCCGCACCACCGACGGGAGCGTCACGATCGCGCAATGGGATGATGAACTCATGA
- a CDS encoding DUF4129 domain-containing protein: MPGGSAVARVLGEDAPPVTTPREPARRDAERELSEPVYHRDDPSLLEQAADWVWEKLSELLGSAVDVVPGGAVGVTVLVGALMLMVAALWARLGNPHRTAGPTRPALFEDRPRTADEHRATADAHAAAGQWSEAVREAMRALVRSLEERTLLDPRPGRTADEAAHEAGRLLPAQAGALRDAAVAFDEDTYAGRAARQDTYRRIRDLDETLRRTTPTPTPTLTGAGTGTGTDADADTGSGSGAGTGSGR; this comes from the coding sequence ATGCCGGGGGGTTCCGCGGTGGCCCGCGTCCTCGGCGAGGACGCCCCGCCGGTCACCACGCCGCGCGAACCCGCCCGACGGGACGCGGAACGCGAACTCTCCGAGCCCGTCTACCACCGCGACGACCCGAGTCTTCTCGAGCAGGCCGCCGACTGGGTCTGGGAGAAGCTGAGCGAGCTGCTCGGCTCCGCCGTGGACGTCGTGCCCGGCGGAGCCGTCGGCGTCACGGTCCTGGTGGGCGCCCTGATGCTGATGGTCGCCGCCCTGTGGGCACGCCTGGGCAACCCCCACCGGACAGCCGGCCCGACGCGCCCCGCTCTCTTCGAGGACCGCCCCCGCACCGCCGACGAGCACCGCGCCACCGCCGACGCCCACGCCGCTGCCGGGCAGTGGAGCGAGGCCGTACGCGAGGCCATGCGGGCACTCGTGCGCTCCCTGGAGGAGCGGACGCTGCTCGACCCCCGTCCCGGCCGCACCGCCGACGAGGCGGCGCACGAGGCGGGCCGCCTGCTGCCCGCCCAGGCAGGCGCGCTGCGCGACGCCGCCGTCGCGTTCGACGAGGACACCTATGCCGGGCGGGCGGCGCGGCAGGACACCTACCGCCGCATCCGCGACCTGGACGAGACGCTCCGCCGGACCACACCCACACCCACACCCACACTCACCGGTGCCGGCACCGGCACCGGCACCGACGCCGACGCCGACACCGGGAGCGGAAGCGGCGCCGGCACCGGGAGCGGCCGGTGA
- the mtrB gene encoding MtrAB system histidine kinase MtrB — translation MARLRRAGGALFSEGLLPEGATGTRSHPVFRMAVRLIRRPLLPAVRLWRRNIQLRVVAATLMMSLCVVVLLGIVVTGQVRNGLREAKEQAAQSQAAGGFAFAQQVADASSGRGFSEGGSDPADGPVDQSAGPWLNSLAEQLSSGGQGVFSVVVLNSDPDDSPPSLDQGTRPLGPRASDDVDPVRTIPAELRSTLDKKDGAYQQFALVHRPGGATEPGLIIGKRVSDLNGNPYQLYYVFPFAQEQETLNLVKGTLITAGVFVVALLGAIAWLVVRQVVTPVRMAAGISERLAAGRLRERMKVAGEDDIARLGESFNKMAQNLYRKIHQLEELSRMQRRFVSDVSHELRTPLTTVRMAADVIHAAKDDFDPVTARSAELLLGQLDRFESLLGELLEISRFDAGAAALEAGPVDLRDVVYRVVDGCAPLAERTGSLVRVQGDEQPVMVEADGRRVERVLRNLLDNAIEHGEGRDVVIRLAAGGGAAAVAVRDYGIGLKPSEVNRVFSRFWRADPARARTTGGTGLGLAIALEDARLHGGWLQAWGEPGGGSQFRLTLPRTAGDPLSGSPIPLEPADSRRRRGAEGVLPPRTGVSANGQGGRGEETEDES, via the coding sequence ATGGCGCGGCTGCGGCGTGCGGGCGGTGCGCTGTTCTCCGAGGGGTTGCTGCCCGAGGGGGCGACGGGGACCCGCTCGCATCCGGTGTTCCGGATGGCGGTCCGGCTGATTCGCCGTCCGCTGCTGCCTGCCGTGCGCCTGTGGCGACGGAACATCCAGCTCCGGGTGGTCGCGGCGACGCTGATGATGTCGCTGTGCGTGGTGGTGCTGCTGGGGATCGTGGTGACCGGCCAGGTCCGGAACGGGTTGCGGGAGGCGAAGGAGCAGGCGGCGCAGAGCCAGGCCGCCGGCGGATTCGCCTTCGCCCAGCAGGTGGCGGACGCCTCCAGCGGTCGCGGCTTCTCCGAGGGCGGCTCCGACCCGGCGGACGGTCCTGTGGACCAGTCCGCCGGTCCCTGGCTGAACAGCCTGGCCGAGCAGCTGTCCAGCGGCGGACAGGGCGTCTTCTCCGTGGTCGTGCTCAATTCCGACCCCGACGACTCGCCGCCCTCCTTGGACCAGGGGACTCGTCCGCTCGGCCCGCGCGCCTCGGACGACGTGGACCCGGTCCGCACCATCCCGGCGGAGCTGCGGAGCACGCTCGACAAGAAGGACGGCGCCTACCAGCAGTTCGCCCTGGTGCACCGTCCCGGCGGCGCCACCGAGCCCGGTCTGATCATCGGCAAGCGGGTCAGCGACCTGAACGGCAATCCGTACCAGCTCTACTACGTCTTCCCGTTCGCCCAGGAGCAGGAGACGCTCAACCTGGTCAAAGGCACGCTGATCACCGCCGGGGTGTTCGTGGTCGCGCTGCTCGGCGCCATCGCCTGGCTGGTCGTACGCCAGGTGGTCACCCCGGTCAGGATGGCCGCGGGCATCTCCGAACGGCTGGCGGCCGGGCGGCTGCGGGAGCGGATGAAGGTCGCCGGCGAGGACGACATCGCCCGTCTGGGCGAGTCGTTCAACAAGATGGCTCAGAACCTCTACCGCAAGATCCACCAGCTCGAGGAGCTGTCCCGGATGCAGCGGCGGTTTGTCTCCGACGTGTCGCATGAACTGCGGACGCCGCTGACGACCGTGCGAATGGCCGCGGACGTGATCCACGCCGCGAAGGACGACTTCGACCCGGTCACGGCCCGTTCGGCGGAGCTGCTCCTCGGCCAGCTCGACCGTTTCGAGTCGCTGCTGGGCGAACTGCTGGAGATCTCCCGCTTCGACGCGGGCGCCGCGGCGCTGGAGGCCGGTCCCGTCGACCTGCGGGACGTGGTGTACCGCGTGGTGGACGGCTGCGCGCCGCTCGCCGAACGCACCGGCAGCCTCGTACGGGTCCAGGGGGACGAGCAGCCGGTGATGGTCGAGGCCGACGGCCGCCGGGTGGAGCGGGTGCTGCGCAACTTGCTGGACAACGCGATAGAGCACGGCGAGGGACGCGACGTGGTGATTCGTCTGGCCGCCGGCGGCGGTGCCGCCGCGGTCGCGGTGCGGGACTACGGCATCGGCCTCAAGCCGAGCGAGGTCAACCGGGTGTTCAGCCGCTTCTGGCGCGCCGACCCCGCCCGCGCCCGCACCACCGGCGGCACCGGGCTGGGGCTGGCGATCGCCCTGGAGGACGCGCGGCTGCACGGCGGCTGGCTCCAGGCATGGGGTGAGCCGGGGGGCGGTTCGCAGTTCCGTCTCACGCTGCCGCGCACCGCGGGTGATCCGCTGAGCGGCTCGCCGATACCGTTGGAGCCCGCCGACTCGCGCCGCCGCCGGGGTGCCGAAGGCGTGCTGCCGCCCCGCACGGGGGTGTCCGCGAACGGGCAGGGCGGCCGGGGAGAGGAGACGGAGGATGAGAGCTGA
- a CDS encoding DUF58 domain-containing protein, translating to MALTGRAALVAALGALLVGLVLPGWTGVLAVEVPLLLAIVYDLLRAAPVRTLHFTRSGDTSVRLGGSATVTLLVTNTSSRPLRGVLRDAWPPSGGAEGPEAGLSSRHRLDVAAGERTRLTTRLRPSRRGDLRSAQVTVRSLGPLGLAARQGGHAVPWTIRVLPPFESRRHLPAKLARLRELDGRTSILTRGEGTEFDSLRKYVPGDDTRSIDWRATARQSDVAVRTWRPERDRHVLVVLDTGRTAAGRVGDAPRLDTAMDAALLLAAVASRAGDRVDLLAYDRRVRATVRGKSAQDVLPSFVSAMAPLEAELVEADARGLASTALHMARRRSLIVLLTGLETAAVEEGLMPVLPLLTQRHTVLAAAVADPRLEEMTRNRGSVDAVYEAGAATRAQGERHSAADLLRRHGVTVVDATPGVLASRLVDAYLALKAAGRL from the coding sequence ATGGCTCTCACCGGACGCGCCGCTCTGGTCGCAGCTCTGGGCGCGCTACTCGTCGGACTGGTGCTCCCCGGCTGGACCGGCGTCCTGGCCGTGGAAGTCCCCCTGCTCCTCGCCATCGTCTACGACCTTCTCCGCGCCGCGCCAGTACGAACGCTCCATTTCACCCGTTCCGGTGACACATCAGTTCGACTCGGTGGGAGTGCGACGGTGACCCTGCTGGTCACCAACACCTCCTCCCGGCCGCTGCGCGGCGTGCTCCGCGACGCCTGGCCCCCCAGCGGCGGCGCCGAGGGCCCGGAGGCAGGGCTCTCCTCCCGCCATCGGCTCGACGTTGCGGCGGGCGAACGCACCCGTCTCACCACCCGCCTCCGGCCCAGCCGGCGCGGCGACCTGCGGTCCGCTCAAGTGACGGTCAGGTCCCTCGGCCCTCTGGGGCTCGCCGCACGGCAAGGCGGCCACGCCGTGCCCTGGACGATCCGCGTGCTGCCCCCGTTCGAGAGCCGCAGACATCTACCGGCCAAGCTCGCGCGGCTCCGCGAACTGGACGGACGCACCAGCATCCTCACCCGGGGCGAGGGCACCGAGTTCGACAGCCTCCGCAAGTACGTCCCGGGCGACGACACCCGGTCGATCGACTGGCGTGCGACGGCACGGCAGTCCGACGTCGCCGTCCGTACCTGGCGCCCGGAGCGGGACCGTCACGTCCTCGTCGTCCTCGACACCGGTCGTACGGCAGCGGGTCGCGTCGGCGACGCACCACGACTGGACACGGCGATGGACGCCGCACTGCTGCTGGCTGCCGTCGCCTCCCGGGCGGGTGACCGCGTGGATCTGCTGGCTTACGACCGTCGCGTCCGGGCCACCGTTCGCGGAAAGTCCGCACAGGACGTGCTGCCTTCCTTCGTCTCGGCGATGGCCCCGCTGGAAGCGGAGTTGGTGGAGGCCGACGCCCGAGGGCTGGCGTCCACCGCCCTGCACATGGCGCGTCGGCGCTCTCTGATCGTGCTCCTGACCGGCTTGGAGACCGCCGCCGTGGAGGAGGGCCTGATGCCGGTCCTGCCGCTGCTGACGCAGAGGCACACGGTGCTGGCGGCAGCAGTGGCCGACCCGCGGCTGGAGGAAATGACACGCAACCGGGGGTCCGTGGACGCGGTGTACGAGGCGGGAGCGGCGACGCGCGCCCAGGGGGAACGCCACAGCGCGGCCGATCTCCTGCGCCGCCACGGAGTGACGGTCGTCGACGCGACGCCCGGCGTTCTCGCGTCGCGCCTGGTCGACGCCTACCTCGCATTGAAAGCCGCGGGACGCCTGTAG
- a CDS encoding glycerophosphoryl diester phosphodiesterase membrane domain-containing protein, with the protein MNDSPGWASPGSSPSEPSKGAEGSPADDASRTPPPEPPGAGRQGRPGEQPERPDAQPGRVPGNVQPGKWSAEQPPASAGGGWGAAPPPPGGPGHPAPGQPPGWGAWNQWGRPPAAKPGVIPLRPLGVGEILDGAVSTARAHWRTALGVALGVAVLVQLASTVANGIWLRGNDGVETLQNNPQPSTDELLDAMSASFSSAGITLLATLVGTVIATAMLTIVVSRAVLGRTVTMSEAWRESRPQLGRMLGLTVLVMLIVTGSVLAGTLPGIVLLAAGATVAGSGLLLLGMIGGAACGIWLWIRYCLAAPALMLERQGVTTALRRSAKLVRNSWWRIFGIQILAWLLVQIVSLIVQIPSSVLASVIEGDGLSDVLSGSLTFSWTYLIIVGIGGVLAMTVTLPLSAGITALLYMDQRIRREALDLELARAAGVDASSSPPSGPAGS; encoded by the coding sequence ATGAACGATTCTCCGGGCTGGGCCTCGCCCGGATCCTCCCCGTCCGAGCCATCGAAGGGCGCCGAGGGGAGTCCGGCCGACGACGCCTCCCGGACCCCGCCGCCCGAACCGCCGGGCGCGGGGCGGCAGGGGCGGCCCGGCGAGCAGCCGGAACGTCCCGACGCGCAGCCTGGGCGCGTGCCGGGGAACGTGCAGCCGGGGAAGTGGTCGGCCGAGCAGCCGCCGGCGTCCGCGGGCGGCGGATGGGGCGCCGCCCCGCCGCCCCCGGGCGGGCCGGGGCACCCGGCGCCCGGGCAGCCGCCGGGTTGGGGAGCCTGGAACCAGTGGGGGCGCCCGCCCGCCGCCAAGCCCGGCGTCATCCCGCTGCGGCCGCTCGGCGTCGGGGAGATCCTCGACGGCGCCGTGTCCACCGCCCGCGCCCACTGGCGCACCGCCCTCGGGGTCGCCCTCGGCGTCGCCGTCCTGGTGCAGCTCGCGTCCACCGTCGCCAACGGCATATGGCTGCGCGGCAACGACGGGGTGGAGACCCTCCAGAACAACCCGCAGCCCAGCACGGACGAGCTGCTCGACGCGATGAGCGCATCGTTCAGCAGCGCGGGCATCACCCTCCTCGCCACCCTCGTCGGCACGGTCATCGCCACCGCGATGCTCACCATCGTCGTCAGCCGCGCCGTCCTCGGCCGCACGGTCACCATGTCGGAGGCCTGGCGCGAATCGCGACCCCAGCTCGGCCGCATGCTCGGCCTCACCGTGCTGGTCATGCTGATCGTGACGGGCTCGGTCCTCGCCGGAACACTGCCGGGAATCGTCCTGCTGGCCGCCGGGGCCACCGTCGCCGGAAGCGGCCTCCTCCTGCTGGGCATGATCGGCGGCGCCGCCTGCGGGATCTGGCTGTGGATCCGGTACTGCCTGGCCGCACCGGCGCTCATGCTGGAGCGGCAGGGCGTCACCACCGCGCTGCGCCGCTCCGCCAAGCTCGTCCGGAACAGTTGGTGGCGCATCTTCGGCATCCAGATCCTGGCCTGGCTCCTGGTGCAGATCGTCAGTCTCATCGTGCAGATCCCGTCCTCGGTGCTCGCCTCCGTCATCGAAGGGGACGGTCTCAGCGACGTCCTCAGCGGCTCGCTGACGTTCTCCTGGACGTACCTGATCATCGTCGGCATCGGCGGCGTACTGGCCATGACCGTGACGCTGCCCCTCAGCGCCGGCATCACGGCCCTGCTCTACATGGACCAGCGCATCCGCCGGGAGGCCCTGGACCTGGAGCTCGCCCGCGCCGCAGGCGTCGACGCGAGCAGTTCCCCGCCTTCCGGTCCGGCGGGGAGCTGA
- a CDS encoding MoxR family ATPase, with translation MSVPSADSARSALEALRTEISKAVVGQDAAVTGLVIALLCRGHVLLEGVPGVAKTLLVRALAATLELDTKRVQFTPDLMPSDVTGSLVYDARAADFSFQAGPVFTHLLLADEINRTPPKTQASLLEAMEERQVSVDGTPRPLPDPFLVAATQNPVEYEGTYPLPEAQLDRFLLKLNVPLPSREDEIGVLTRHAEGFDPRDLSAAGLRPVAGREALDTARRAVAGTSVSTEITGYVVDVCRATRESPSLSLGVSPRGATALLATARAWAWLTGRDYVIPDDVKALALPTLRHRIQLRPEAEMEGVSPDNVIHSVLAHVPVPR, from the coding sequence GTGAGCGTCCCCTCCGCAGACAGCGCCCGCAGCGCACTCGAGGCGCTGCGCACCGAGATCTCCAAGGCCGTCGTCGGACAGGACGCCGCCGTCACCGGCCTCGTCATCGCCCTGCTGTGCCGAGGCCACGTCCTGCTCGAGGGCGTCCCCGGCGTGGCGAAGACGCTGCTCGTGCGCGCCCTCGCCGCCACGCTTGAACTCGACACCAAGCGTGTACAGTTCACGCCCGACCTGATGCCGAGCGACGTCACCGGATCCCTGGTGTACGACGCCCGGGCCGCCGATTTCTCCTTCCAGGCCGGACCTGTTTTCACCCACCTTCTCCTCGCAGACGAGATCAACCGGACTCCGCCCAAGACGCAGGCGTCGCTCCTGGAGGCCATGGAGGAACGGCAAGTCTCCGTCGACGGGACACCCCGGCCGCTGCCCGATCCGTTCCTCGTCGCCGCCACCCAGAACCCGGTCGAATACGAGGGCACCTACCCCCTCCCCGAGGCTCAGCTCGACCGCTTCCTGTTGAAGCTCAACGTGCCGCTGCCCTCCAGGGAGGACGAGATCGGCGTCCTCACCCGGCACGCCGAGGGCTTCGATCCTCGCGACCTGTCCGCCGCCGGTCTGCGTCCCGTCGCCGGCCGGGAGGCGCTGGACACGGCACGCAGGGCCGTCGCCGGGACGTCCGTTTCGACAGAGATCACCGGGTACGTCGTCGACGTCTGCCGCGCCACCCGCGAATCCCCCTCTCTCTCCCTCGGTGTCTCTCCCCGAGGCGCCACCGCTCTGCTCGCCACCGCGCGCGCCTGGGCCTGGCTGACCGGCCGCGACTACGTCATCCCGGACGATGTGAAGGCTCTGGCGCTTCCCACCCTCCGCCACCGAATTCAGCTGCGTCCCGAAGCGGAGATGGAAGGCGTCAGCCCGGACAACGTCATCCACTCCGTCCTGGCCCACGTGCCGGTCCCCCGCTGA
- the mtrA gene encoding two-component system response regulator MtrA, with product MKGRVLVVDDDTALAEMLGIVLRGEGFEPSFVSDGDKAIAAFRETKPDLVLLDLMLPGRDGIEVCRLIRAESGVPVVMLTAKSDTVDVVVGLESGADDYIVKPFKPKELVARIRARLRRSEDPAPEQLAIGDLVIDVAGHSVKRDGQSIALTPLEFDLLVALARKPWQVFTREVLLEQVWGYRHAADTRLVNVHVQRLRSKVEKDPERPEIVVTVRGVGYKAGPG from the coding sequence ATGAAGGGACGCGTCCTCGTCGTCGACGACGACACCGCACTGGCAGAGATGCTCGGCATCGTGCTGCGCGGCGAAGGCTTTGAACCGTCGTTCGTGTCGGACGGCGACAAGGCGATCGCCGCTTTCCGCGAGACGAAACCGGACCTGGTGCTGCTCGATCTGATGCTGCCCGGCCGGGACGGTATCGAGGTGTGCCGCCTGATCCGTGCCGAGTCCGGGGTACCGGTGGTCATGCTGACCGCGAAGAGCGACACCGTCGACGTGGTGGTCGGTCTGGAGTCCGGTGCCGACGACTACATCGTCAAGCCGTTCAAGCCGAAGGAACTGGTGGCCCGCATCCGGGCGCGGCTGCGCCGTTCGGAGGATCCCGCTCCGGAGCAGCTCGCCATAGGCGACCTGGTGATCGATGTCGCCGGTCACTCTGTGAAGCGCGACGGGCAGTCCATCGCGCTGACCCCGCTGGAGTTCGACCTGCTGGTGGCGCTGGCCCGGAAGCCGTGGCAGGTGTTCACCCGCGAGGTGCTGCTGGAGCAGGTGTGGGGCTACCGGCACGCCGCCGACACCCGGCTGGTGAACGTGCACGTGCAGCGGCTGCGGTCGAAGGTCGAGAAGGACCCGGAGCGGCCGGAGATCGTGGTCACCGTCCGAGGCGTCGGGTACAAGGCCGGACCGGGCTGA